The DNA sequence tagttttgctAGAAATAAAAACTGTAGGATTCTATTTCTACTGCAAGGCATCAGTCCATGGTAAATTAATCTTCAAGGGGTTTTAACATTACCCTGTGGACAGTCAATGACTACagaaaattacatattaaaatatgaacAGTCCTAGGGGCCCTAGCTATGAATAAAAGATAATCAAGGAAAATGCAGTTGAgagtttattttcctttacttttcctAATCAGATTAGTTCTGGGGATGTTATACACCAAATCCTCAGACGTTGCAATTCAGGTCTCAGACGCTCTACCCTGAGGCTTGTTCCAACTCAGAGGAGTAAATCCCTCGCTCACATTCGCTCTTTCTCCATACCcctcatattttaaaagcaacCTTAAACTTTTAAATAGTGACAGTAACTCTAGGTTTGTAGTGCTTGATGGGGTTAGGGTATGGGAAGGCGGCTTTAATatcagaggtggggaagggaaggagtgaaCGTCGGGTTTAAGGACTTATTCAGCTAGGGGACAGGGTTTGTGCCGTTTAAGATACAAGATTTCGACAATTTAGGGGGCAAAAGAGATTCAGAGATTCAGATTCGGATTTGGAAATTGTAAATTACAGCCACTTCAAAGAGCTGCTGTGAAGTTTAAAATGAGTTAGCTACGCTCTAAAGCTCTAAAATGAGCTCGCTAAGCGCTAAAGCTCTAAAATGAGTTAGCTAAGCTCTCACAGTGTGATCTGAGACTGCTTCAGCATCACCTAGGAACCGTtagaaaatgcagaatctcaggccccatcccGGATCTACTAAACAGGAAACGTGGGCGAGGTGGAGGAGAGGGGctttgcgggggcggggggggggggtggacaCGACAGATCGGTGTTTTAATGAGCCCTACAGGAAATACATGttagagtttgagaaccactgctctaaggaATTGCACGAATGTTCATTAGTTGGGAGATTAAAGTAGGCGAGAAGAAGGacggaagggagggaggcagggagggaaaaggaggagaggagaggagaggagaatatCGAGAGGATCGAGAGGGTGCAGAGCAGACCTCAGACAGAGGACAGGGCTCTTTGAAAGAAAACTGGGAGCGGCCGGATGGCTACGTAGGGAAATCCTAGGTTCGGCTCTGGGACCTTCCCAGGACTGTCCAGCCAAGCAGGAGCCCTGCGGACGCCCGGCACCGGCAGGTGGCGCCGGACGGACAATTGACAAGGAGGCGGAGTCTGCCCAGGCAGAGCAGGCTCGCGCTCTGGAGGTTCGGGCGCCGAGCGGGGTTGGGTACCTCCGGGCCGGTGCTGCGGCCGCGACTTACCGTCAGATCGCGCCGAGAGACGGGTGAGTCCCTTGAATCGTTCTGGCTCGCTGCTTGTTCCCTGCCGCTCGGTGTCCCTGCGAGGCCGGGCACCGGCTCCCAGTATCGGGAGGAGTGTAGGGGGTTGCGAGCCCTCCCAGGACTGAAGCAGTGGCGCTTCGGGGCGAGGGCAGCTCAGTTTGCCCCTTGCGCGCTGCTCTGGGACACGCTGCCTTCCAGCGAGCTCTCCGCGGAGCACACCGCTCCATTGTGGCTGGTCCAGGGGCTGGGAGCCGGGAACTCACAGGAAAGCCTTTTCTCTGGGGACTCAGGGGATATGATGAGTTATTAAGTTTGTCCTTAGGTTGGGTTCTGATGGCAAGTTTTCCAACTTGGCAAAATCGCCACGAGTTTGCATAGTATTGATGAATGATTGGTACGTACTACTTAAAACCGTGCAACTCATCTTCAAGTTTCCTAGTAACAGAGAGTTTTCATTTTAAGTCCTTGGAACATTAGTCCGACTCTTTCAGGATCTCAATTAGGATTCAGGTTTCCTCCAAATATTCAATCAAGGCTTTATATGTGTCAGGTGTGAAATCCACTGGAAGGAGTTTGTAGACATAAAATTTACGAACACTTGCAAATTCCTGACTCTgttctttttgtaaaaaaaaaaaaaaaaaccttattgaATAAAAGGTCATTCGTTTAGCACACGAAGGAAGCAAGGCCTAACAACACAGCCCAGTGAAGAAAAACAGCTCCCCTTCACATAGTTAAATGTGGTAAAGTAAGTTTGCAGTTAGAAGTATAGAAGATTTGGAAATGCAATGCAACTGACCATGTATCCCGGTCATTGAGTGTCTTCATATTCCAAATTCTTCAACATAAACATAAGTCAGTTGGACTGTGTCAATATTTAGCAGGAACGTCAGGTCCTGGTACAGCAAAATGGAACAGTCACATCAGAAATAGGCTTTGCTTTTTAATGGAGACGAAAGAGAACTTTGGATCAAATTCTGGCGTTCCTAACATCTGAATACTGTGctgtttcctgttgtttttgttgatgaaaagattttattgtagaatttaaattatatatttggtTAATGTCTGAGGGAAACCAACATATTTTATTTgactgatattttattttcttggcttcAGGGTACAAGGTGGACTGTGGGTGACACAGTCAACAAGCTCCCTAACTGCCCGGGGTTTTTCCTTGCCTTTGCTCTTCAGTGTGGTCTCCCTACCATGCGGACGAATGGTTGGATACCTCTCCAGGGCCACTCTGGCTTTTCACCCAGATTCTGTGCAAAGTGGCCCTCAATCAGCAAATACTACCAACTTGCTAGATGCTCCAGGACCAGGTCCTGAAGAGAGCCCTCACCCTTCCCACGCCACCATCTGTCCATAAAACTTTGTCTTCCTTTCCGATGCATTGCACTACCATGCAGTCAGTTCTTGAAATGTCTGCCTCCTCTCCTAGACTTTAAGCTTTTTGAAAGCAGAGTCTCCATGTCATTTAACTTTATATTCCCACTGCCTACCTGGTTGTTCACGGTATAGTTAATGACTTAATATTGAAAAAGTGTAGATTTGTATGTTAACATCTTTGCCATCCTGAAACTCACAGTTAACACATCTCCCAAGCATGGTGAATTATTTCTTGTATTTGATTACAGTAAGTAAAACTTGTATTCCTAGTCATATTCACACCCCCAAATTACTATATTAATAATGTTGGTTAAATCACAAATGATTTGGAATAATACTTCTTAAGCAAATAGACTGTAAAACCCCTCCAGAGCAGACACGaaatctcatttctctttttcctcctcaatGTCTGTCATAGATTAGAGTTCATAGATACTTGAAGATTGGCATAGGCTTTACTCAGAACTCTTTCAAATGCCAGTGATATACACCTTACTCAAACTAACTTAAGCAAAATAGGGATTGTATTGGCTTGTGTAACTGAAAAATTCAGGATCTGGTCTCAGAaactctaaatttttaaatatgccaGGACTCTTCTGTGTCTTTCCCCATTTCTTGCTTAGGCTTCTGTGTGTTGGCTTTCTTCTGTCCTTTTGAAGACATCTTCCTCCTTACAGCATGTAGAAGAAAGCATGGTAGGCTTCTATCATCCcaatacaacagaatattaaagacatcttctctttatctttcatttccaaatataaaCATCAGAGAAGGACTCTAATTGGTTCGACTAGAGTTGTATGCCATCCCTAAGCCAATCAGTGTGATGAGCAGAATAGAGAACTGTCATTAGTCAAGACTGAGTCATATGCCCACTTCTGTGGCCAAAGGAGGGCATTTCTCTGGATGGAGGAAATGTTTTAGACCATAAAATAGTGGGAAAAGAATGTGGGCAGACCAAAAAAAATATTCTCAGCatgaatattgtgaaattttGAAATAAGTAACGTATGGAAAATGTTCTTAGAGCACTTCAACAAAGGCACATGTTGGCATTATGTAAAGATGACTCCTCTTTATTCTCTGTGAAGATCAAACCTTTAAAAGTTGGAGaatgttttaagtgttttaaacTGCTAGAAACAACTTTCCACTTAATAAAGTATTACAGATGGTCTAAAATTCAGAAACACTTGGAATGTTTCTGTCAATCAAATGGTTATATATCTAATCTGTTTTCTTACTGAATTTCATAAAGAATAAATTGGCAATGTATTCCTCTGGAAATAAATTTAGAACTAATAAAACAGTGAATAATGTTGTGACATCATATGTTTCCCTTTCCTAAAAAATGTTACACCAAGCCCAAATGAGGATCTGTGGACAGTGTTAAGGAAAAGATTCTTTTATCGGGCAGGAAGTGTGACAAAATAATTTCCACAGGGTTAATATGCTAGCATATTTAAATATGCTAGCAACGCTTGTCTTACCAACAAAAACCAGGCTGTGACTCCGAAGGGAAAATGGCACTCCTAAAACACAACCTTTCAGTCCTTTGTGCTGCTATCAGCATTCACCTTACCGAGAGTGtctattctgttcattttctgaaaCTCAGAGTACACTTCCCCATAAAATCATTTCACCATTATTTCAGATTCCAGTGTCAACCCCAAAAGTCTATTAAACACAACTTCCTGAAATATAATCTTATATCAGCAAACTCCAACCTCCACTGACAACATTGTTATTCTCAAAAAACTACATTCCTAATTCTATTTACCTTTGAGGGGAGTTGACTTTCCTCCAAATGAGCACCTGGAGTTAAAGTCTCCTAAAATAAAAGGCAACATCTGACCCTTTGAATTCCATATAGACACCTGGGTCATTCATTGCACTGATAGTTGGACAAAGAAAAACACTATTGACACAAGGGCACTTGTTTGAATTCTTATAGATTATAATGTGAGGTTAAATGAGTCAATCAGTCTATATTTTAAATTGCACTTTATCTGCCACTCTAGCCCTTATATGAGTAAATTTCTCATATTGCCCTATCAAACATTAATATCATAAATAGCATAGATGTGaagaagataattatttttatttgcacaGGTGGCTGAGGCCATACTATTCTATAGAATTAATGGAGAGCAGACAAGACATCACGAACCAAGAAGAACTTTGGAAAATGAAGTCCAGGAGAAATCGAGAAGAAGATGGTTATttggtaaaataataatattaattaattaatttaaatctatAAATAATTCAAATGCTGTTCTATATCTCCTAGTGTTACAAAAGTGATTTTCACCCTAGTCTGCTGATATCTTTACTCTGATTCCTGGCACTGATACTGTGATGGCTAAAGGGTAGTGTGGGCTATGAGAGGAGTTGTACCTTGACTGTCATGGACTTAGCTGAATAACCTTGAATAAGTCACTGAAAATCCTGGGTCTTGGTTTATCTATAAAGTGAGAGAGTTGGACCAGATCATCTCCAAAGCCCTTCCAACTCTTTCTAACATTCTGTGGGTCTAAGTTTTTTGAAAAAGTCATCAATGCCCATATAACAGTAGTTTTGTAAACTGTTTTTTTCATAGGCTCCATGGCAGTTTACCAAGAGATCATCAAGTTAATTGATGATTCACTGTTTAACTAAATAAATTCAACTTTGGAATAAGAATCATTTGTCACACTTTTGCCCCACATCAAGATTAAATGTTTCTTACTAAATTATTTGACTGAACAAGTGGTGGAAAATTTTGCTTCCAAACTCTTTTTACCTTTCTAACTGATCTCAACTACAGTTTTAacagaaagtatttattttatcttaattatctTAATAGGAAAAATAAGGTAGTACAAGTACATACTGTCTAAAATAAGtgtgcataaaataaaatcattttcatttttcaagtctTACTTGCTGTTCCATGATTCTTCACCCATAACCAGAAAATTGATATCCATTGATTGTTTTAACATGCAGAGGTGGCAGAAGCTGTATAATGCTCAACTCCCTTCTAAATGGAGTAACTGGAAAAAGCATTGGATGTAATAGTGATTTGTTACTGAAAGTAAAAGTCAAATGGCaagaggttattttttttttttttttttttggtggtacgcgggcctctcactgttgtggcttctcccattgcggagcacaggctccagacgcgcaggctcagcggccatggctcacgggcccagccggtccgcggcatgtgggatcttcccagactggggcacgaacctgtgtcccctgcattggcaggcggactctcaaccacttgcgccaccagggaagcccaagaggtcATTTTTAAACACTAAAAATTATAGAGAACTATGCGAATTAAAGTTACTCTGcataaaatgaggaaatgaacAAGATAATCACTAACATCATTCTGAGCATTAAAATGTTATGGGTCTACATCTAGCGCTATAAGAAATTAGGAATAACATATTAGGTGAGAAAGTGAATTTATTCATAAAGTAACACAATATGAAACACTCTGCTATAAGTTcttattttgaggtttttttttttttttaatttgctggtATATCAGTCAGTTGGGGAAGTGACGTAATATTCAGTGCAAACTTCTTTTGAATTGTTGACTACCTAGAAATGCAACTGGGTAAAGAAATATAACTTTCTCAGGAAATAAATCATCCCTGTGGGATTTAACTACTTATATAGCCTTTGTACCATTTTAATAGACTATTCATCTATTAGTACTTAtacaaatgagatattttatgaaTATGAGACTACatgatggggggagggataaattgggagattgggattgtcatatacatactactatatataagatagataactaataagaaactactgtatagcacagggaactctactcaatactctgtaatgtaatgacctatatgggaaaagaatctaaaaaatagtggatatacatatatgtataactgattcactttgctgtacggcagaaactaacacaacattgtaaatcaactatactccaataaacattaatttaaaaaaagactacaagatggaaattacatatttttatctaATAGTGATGACTATATTATTCCTGTTCCTTTGTACTTGAATGAATGGAGTTTGCAGAGGGTTGTCCAGTAaccaaaagaaattataaaacaaatacaactATGACTACTTACAagtgttattatttttaccaaagattgctggatttttttttaagtttttcagtttttgtttcccagttgcattatttcattcttttacactttCAAGATAGAAACACAATGGTCTGAGCTCTAGTGGAGGTATCTGAAGCATGTATTCCTtttgacttaaagaaaaatgagtaaCAAATTATGGAGAACCCCCAGTAAGGTAGGATAACTAAGTATACCTTTGATCATTGCCACACAGTCTATGCCACCTTCCACTAACCAGTATCCAAAAGCAAGGTTCAGAATGTCCCTTTTTACTGATAAGTACAATGAGCAGTAAGTAATTAGTTTGAGAGACATCCCATTGTTTTGTTCAATTTTAAgatgttcattttctttcctttgtagaATAAGGATTCAAGAGAGACCAGCGCACCGAAAAGACCTGTGCTTTTGCACTTGCACCAAACAACCCATTGTGATGAATTTGATTGCCCCCCAGAGCTTCAGCACGAACAGGAACTCTTTCCAAAGTGGCGTTTACCAATTAAAATCGCTGCTATCGTATCATCTCTGACTTTTCTTTACACTCTTCTGAGGGAAATAATTCACCCTTTTGTAACTTCCCATCAacagtatttttataaaattccaaTCCTGGTCATCAACAAAGTCTTGCCAATGGTTTCCATCACCCTCTTGGCACTGGTTTATTTGCCAGGTGTGATAGCAGCAGTTGTGCAGCTTCATAATGGAACCAAGTATAAGAAATTTCCACATTGGTTGGATAGGTGGATGGTAACAAGAAAGCAATTTGGtcttctcagtttcttttttgctGTACTGCATGCAGTTTACAGCTTATCCTACCCAATGAGACGATCCTACAGATACAAGTTGCTAAACTGGGCATATCAACAGGTAGGATGACATTACTGACAATATCACTAAACTAAAAAGTCTAAGTCTCCTAACAAATtaattgtttcttattttaatatcaGTACCCCAAACCTCTGTTGAAACCCTGTGTTGAGAAAgtaatctgctttttaaaattttttattataactcTTCACTGGGGTTTGGTTGTATAATTCTACTTTGAGGAAAGTTTTCTAAGCTGAAAATAGTAAACTACAACTTTAACAACATAAACAAGTATTTTGTTCATGGACCGAGCCACATTTCAATCTTCTACCACCCTcagaagatttcttttttatgctaATTGTTCCTATTTTCTGCTTATTtaccatatatacacacatatgacaATTCTTACCAACAAATAactattatataaattaataaaacagattATATAAATTTTGTGTTCAAGGAAAAAGATCAATAGCTCCTATGTCATTtctcttagagaaatgcaaaaataaagtcataaatTTGTGGAGGCCCCTAGTCATCAGGTCCTCCTTAGTAGAGGGAGCGTAGAAGGAGGTTCTTATACTGGAAACAAGTgttgtttgcattttttccttcctcttttcaccCTCTCTTAGGTCCAACAAAATAAAGAAGATGCCTGGATCGAGCATGACGTTTGGAGAATGGAAATTTATGTGTCTCTAGGAATTGTGACACTTGCAATACTGGCTCTGTTGGCTGTGACATCTATTCCATCTGTGAGCGACTCTTTGACATGGAGAGAATTTCACTATATTCaggtaaattatatataaaaaaaactctGGTCCCTCAGAGAGGTAAATCTTCTTTTTAAGCTTATAATATCCTCAAGTATATTGACTTTAccccataaaaaaataatagatggTTTTCCAATAGCAAAGATCTCACACTTGTTCCAATTAAAAATGTGCTCTCCTATCATTTTTCCCTCTTGCTGATAAACAGGAGAGGTGTTTTCTAGACATATATAAGAGGCATtactcaaagaaaaatattatttctaacatTTGAAGCTTGTTGGACAAGCTTTGAACAAAGCTGTCTATCTAATAACAACAAATGTGATATTTTAGAAATTcaatattgttttcttagttctccaaaagtaaaaaaaaaaaattttgcctaTCCTCTGATTTTATTCATGCCTTTTAAGTTACACAGCTTTGTACTCTCCTCCTTGAAATATGGAGTTTTATCTACCAAAGGTATTGtaatatctaattttaaaagcttctttTTCCAAGTTACATTTTATGTAGCTTATTCACTTGAAGTTACTCAATATTCCTGGAATTCAAAACTGCCTCAGATTTACTGAGGTTAACTTCCTAGTGGTAGATTACACCCTAGAAAGAACAATGGGATCCATGTCTGACCAGATTCAAAGGACCAAACTTAATTCAGTCCTAAGCGCTgccaagattttttaaattatatgcatAGCTTTAACTTTTATGGGTAGACATCTTTGGAAATTCCCACAAAGTCAGTTAATCCTCACTATCTTTTGTACACATCCACGCATGTACTCCAACAGACACCTTATCAGGACATCTGATTAAGCTGGAAAGAATGTCTCCATCTGAATTATTTGAATGTGGTTTAGAGATGGTGCCACATTTTCCAGGTGCAATATTTGCTGATTTTGTAGGTTTAGCTTGATAGCCATTGGAGTTGTCTGTTCCTCATTAAATAACTCTCTTCTTACATTGCTCTGCCTGTCACACATATGCTGTGCATCACTTTACAGgtttaattacaaattcaagCGCTGTATCTTGACAACCCAACCCATTCCACTCTGTGTACAATACCTAGCCCATAAGATGTATACAATACACATTTGGTAAATTAATCTTCAactaattacatatatttttcaattaataaCCTAGCAGCTTTTCATTTACAATCTAAGTACTGGCTACTTTATGATTTACCTTGGAGATTTATATCTGAAAATATAAACTTAGCTATTTGGTTGTATTCATTGGGGCTTACTGCTGAATAATTGTGAGTTGGATTCATTCTGACAGTCTAGTGAACATTTCCTGTAAAGTGAATAGAAGTCAGAAGATATCTAGAAGAGCTATTGCCAGAATTCCGTAAAACTACATAGGTGAACAATTCTTTTTAAGTAACTTTATCCGGATGGTGCCAAGTGTCCCAATGCAAGCTGATATTTTTCTTCACATCTCCATATCTCTATGTTTCGTTCAAACATTGAAATAATTGTTGGTATTTTTCCACTTTAtcaaaatgtttgattttttttaacaaagaccaAGCTCATTCACTTTAGTATTAATATACCAAAATCACAATCACTTTAGTTGCCTTTGCAATTGATAAAGATCACTAATATCAAGTTGACTTTTGCACCGATCTTCAGTCAAcccaccaatatttattgagcacctgaaatgtgcACAGCATTGTGTTGATTCTGCAGGGATCCTGTGATGAGTCAGACAGAGTCTCTGATTTTAGGTGTCTCTTGATAAGCAGAATTAAGGCAAATGCACAAGAGACAAAGcatcataaaataaatgtcataagaGAGAAGAACAAGGTATGGAGAAAGGGAAGGCAATGCTATCGATTTTCTGAGACCAAAAGGAGACTGGTTGTGAATTTTCTCAACTTAGATAGCCTGGAGACAAAGGCATTACCCACATGTAAAAACAGTGGAAATATGAGTGGACATTGTCGAGAAACGTAATAGGAAAACAAATGGAGATGAATGGAACAATTTCCAAGCAACAAAACAGATCTAGATGATATAGGATGGAATAAACTCTAAATGAACCAATCTCACCAagacaattcttttttcttttgcagagcAAACTAGGAATTGTTTCCCTTCTGCTGGGCACAATACATGCATTGGTTTTTGCCTGGAATAAATGGGTAGATATAAAACAATTTGTATGGTATACACCTCCAAATTTTATGATAGCTGTTTTCCTTCCAACTGTTGTCCTGATATGCAAAGCCATACTACTCCTGCCATGCTTGAGAAAGAAGATACTGAAGATTAGACACGGTTGGGAGGATGTCACCAACATTAACAAAACTAAGATGTCTTCCCAGTTGTAGAATTGCTGTTTACACACATTTTTGtccaatattgatatattttatcataaacacttcaaatttgtatttgtttaataaaatgaCCAGTTGAGGATCTTAACCTATCTCTTTGTTTATGGGTGATGTTTGAAATATGTGTATTTCCTTGCAGATGTGTTTCAAAGCGAGAAGTTAAATAACCTTTATCACATTCTCTATGTTTAGTAAAGCTGAGCATAAAAAATAATCATATCTCATTTGTCAGACTACATagcattataaataataaaaggccTTGAAATACCAGTCCTTGCCACTCCTTAAAAGTTATCACGAACcatgaaaaaaagatattatctgatggccaataggcacatgaaaaaatgctcaacattgctaattattagagaaatgcaaatcaaaactacaatgaggtaccacctcacaccagtcagaatgggcatcattaaaaagtctacaaataacaaatgctggagagggtgtggagaaaagggaaccctcccacactgttggtgggaatataagttggtgcagccactgtggaaaacagtatggaggttcctcagaaaactaaaaatagaattgccgtatgatccagcaatcctattcCTGGGCGTATAtttggacaaaactataattcaaaaagatacatgcaccccagtgttcattgcagcactatttacaatggccaagacatggaaacaacctaaatgtccatcgagagataaatggataaagaagatgtggtacatatatacaatgggatactactcagccataaaaaagaacaaaataatgccatttacagcaacatggatgcaactagagattatcatactaagtgaagtaagtcaaaaagaggaagacaaacaccatatgatatcacttatatgtggaatctaaaatatgacacaaatgaactatctaggaaacagaaacagaatcacagacatagagaacagactactaattgccaagggggatggggttgggggagggatgaagtgggaggttggggttagcagatgtaagcttttttatatagaatggacaaattaaaaggtcctactgtatagaacagagaactatattcaataccctatgATTTTAAGGAAAAGTTTGATAAATTGAACTAAATAAACAGTTgtcaaaagataccattaagagagtgaaaatgCAAGCTACAGGGTGGGAGAGAATATTGCTACAAAGGGGTCATATCCaagatatgtttaaaaaaaaaactcccattaaaaaaaaaataccctatgataa is a window from the Orcinus orca chromosome 9, mOrcOrc1.1, whole genome shotgun sequence genome containing:
- the STEAP1 gene encoding metalloreductase STEAP1 is translated as MESRQDITNQEELWKMKSRRNREEDGYLNKDSRETSAPKRPVLLHLHQTTHCDEFDCPPELQHEQELFPKWRLPIKIAAIVSSLTFLYTLLREIIHPFVTSHQQYFYKIPILVINKVLPMVSITLLALVYLPGVIAAVVQLHNGTKYKKFPHWLDRWMVTRKQFGLLSFFFAVLHAVYSLSYPMRRSYRYKLLNWAYQQVQQNKEDAWIEHDVWRMEIYVSLGIVTLAILALLAVTSIPSVSDSLTWREFHYIQSKLGIVSLLLGTIHALVFAWNKWVDIKQFVWYTPPNFMIAVFLPTVVLICKAILLLPCLRKKILKIRHGWEDVTNINKTKMSSQL